One window of the Streptomyces sp. NBC_00259 genome contains the following:
- a CDS encoding dienelactone hydrolase family protein, which translates to MPAVSGTFVDIPTQDGTADAYLAHPDDGGPHPAVLLYMDAFGLRPGLRAMADRIASAGYTVLVPNVFYRHGRAPVVELPDFIDPGRRPELFDALGPVMQALTPELAMRDADAYLSYLAASPLADDGPVGLTGYCMGAVLALRTAGTYPERVAAAACFHGGRLATDAADSPHLLADRITAELYFGHADEDPSMTADQIALLERTLTAAGVRYHSEVYRGARHGFTQADTAAHDAQAEERHWQALLGLLSRTL; encoded by the coding sequence ATGCCCGCCGTGAGCGGAACCTTCGTGGACATCCCCACCCAGGACGGCACAGCCGACGCCTACCTGGCCCATCCCGACGACGGCGGCCCGCACCCGGCGGTGCTGCTCTACATGGACGCCTTCGGGCTGCGCCCCGGGCTGAGGGCGATGGCGGACCGCATCGCCTCGGCCGGCTACACCGTCCTGGTCCCCAACGTCTTCTACCGCCACGGCAGGGCCCCCGTGGTCGAACTGCCCGACTTCATCGACCCGGGCCGGCGCCCCGAGCTCTTCGACGCGCTCGGCCCGGTCATGCAAGCCCTCACCCCAGAGTTGGCCATGCGCGATGCGGACGCCTACCTGTCGTATCTCGCCGCCTCACCCCTGGCCGACGACGGACCGGTCGGCCTCACCGGCTACTGCATGGGCGCCGTTCTGGCGCTGCGTACCGCCGGAACGTACCCGGAGCGGGTCGCGGCCGCGGCCTGCTTCCACGGCGGACGCCTGGCCACGGACGCGGCGGACAGTCCGCACCTGCTCGCCGACCGCATCACGGCGGAGCTGTACTTCGGGCACGCGGACGAGGACCCGTCCATGACGGCCGACCAGATCGCCCTCCTCGAGAGGACCCTCACCGCAGCGGGCGTCAGGTATCACAGCGAGGTCTACCGCGGAGCCCGCCACGGCTTCACCCAGGCCGACACCGCCGCCCACGACGCCCAGGCGGAGGAACGCCACTGGCAAGCGCTGCTGGGCCTGCTGAGCCGCACACTCTGA
- a CDS encoding alpha/beta hydrolase yields MSQQATDVTHRLVSSPAGRTHLVEQGTGPLVLLVHGFPESWYSWRHQLPVLAAAGYRAVAIDVRGYGRSSKPGDPEAYRMLELVEDNAAVVHALGEQSAVVVGHDWGSAIAANSALVRPDVFRAVGMLSVPYAPRGGPRPSTVFAQLGADEEFYVSYFQEPGRAEAEIEPDVRGWLAGFYAALSADTMPAPDAPGPHFVGRGARLRDRFPTGRLPVWLGEDDLDVYAGEFERTGMSGALNRYRNMDRDWEDLADFDGAPLTQPSLFVGGGLDASTTWMADAIRAYPTTLPGLLSSQILDGCGHWIQQERPAEINRLLTDWLASLPA; encoded by the coding sequence ATGTCGCAGCAGGCCACGGACGTCACCCACCGGCTGGTCTCCTCGCCCGCAGGCCGGACCCACCTGGTGGAGCAAGGCACCGGGCCGCTGGTGTTGCTCGTCCACGGTTTCCCGGAGTCCTGGTACTCCTGGCGCCACCAGTTGCCCGTCCTGGCCGCAGCCGGGTACCGCGCGGTCGCGATCGATGTCCGCGGCTACGGTCGTTCCTCCAAGCCCGGCGATCCCGAGGCGTACCGGATGCTGGAGCTGGTGGAGGACAACGCCGCCGTGGTGCACGCCCTGGGCGAACAGTCCGCGGTGGTCGTCGGCCACGACTGGGGGTCGGCCATAGCCGCCAACTCCGCCCTGGTCAGGCCGGACGTCTTCCGCGCGGTGGGGATGCTCAGCGTTCCGTACGCCCCGCGCGGCGGACCGCGGCCGAGCACGGTCTTCGCGCAGCTGGGTGCGGACGAGGAGTTCTACGTCTCCTACTTCCAGGAGCCCGGCCGGGCCGAGGCCGAGATCGAGCCCGACGTGCGCGGCTGGCTCGCGGGCTTCTACGCCGCCCTGTCCGCCGACACCATGCCCGCGCCCGACGCACCCGGCCCGCACTTCGTCGGCCGAGGCGCGAGGCTGCGCGACCGCTTCCCCACCGGGCGGCTGCCCGTCTGGCTCGGCGAAGACGATCTGGACGTCTACGCCGGGGAGTTCGAGCGGACCGGCATGAGCGGGGCCCTCAACCGCTATCGGAACATGGACCGGGACTGGGAAGATCTCGCCGACTTCGACGGCGCCCCCCTCACCCAGCCGTCCCTGTTCGTCGGTGGCGGCCTGGACGCCTCCACCACGTGGATGGCCGATGCGATCAGGGCGTACCCCACCACCCTGCCCGGCCTGCTCTCCAGCCAGATCCTCGACGGCTGCGGCCACTGGATCCAGCAAGAGCGCCCCGCCGAGATCAACCGGCTCCTGACCGACTGGCTCGCCTCCCTGCCCGCCTGA
- a CDS encoding iron-siderophore ABC transporter substrate-binding protein — MRRLLLTAAATAAALSLTACGTTEPAADDAKKTAEAITLTDASGAKVKLDGPAKKVIGTEWNVVESLISLGVDPVGVADVKGYTTWDTAVPLKNEPKDIGTRGEPSMDTIASLKPDLIVATSDLPPAAVKQLRKVAPVLEVRAADAADPIGQMTENLDLIAQATGTTEQAGKLKKDFEAKLAEGAKALVDAGLTNTKYAFADGYVVSNQVSIRPYTSGSLIGAVNEKIGLKNAWTVKGDPSYGLAATDVEGLTKLGDVQFAYIGSDGDKASTPFAGVLAKDKVWTSLPFVKKGNVHRLPDGIWMFGGPESMNKYVDSVVAALTK; from the coding sequence ATGAGACGCCTCCTCCTCACCGCCGCCGCCACCGCCGCGGCGCTCTCCCTGACCGCCTGCGGGACCACCGAGCCCGCCGCCGACGACGCCAAGAAGACCGCCGAGGCCATCACGCTCACCGACGCCTCCGGCGCGAAGGTGAAGCTCGACGGACCCGCCAAGAAGGTCATCGGCACCGAGTGGAACGTCGTCGAGAGCCTGATATCGCTGGGCGTCGACCCTGTCGGCGTGGCCGACGTCAAGGGCTACACGACCTGGGACACCGCGGTCCCGTTGAAGAACGAGCCCAAGGACATCGGCACCCGGGGCGAGCCGAGCATGGACACCATCGCGTCCCTGAAGCCGGATCTCATCGTCGCCACCAGCGACCTGCCGCCGGCCGCCGTGAAGCAGCTGCGCAAGGTCGCCCCGGTGTTGGAGGTGCGGGCCGCCGACGCCGCCGACCCGATCGGGCAGATGACCGAGAACCTCGACCTGATCGCGCAGGCCACCGGCACCACGGAGCAGGCCGGCAAGCTCAAGAAGGACTTCGAGGCGAAGCTCGCCGAGGGCGCCAAGGCCCTCGTCGACGCCGGTCTCACCAACACGAAGTACGCCTTCGCCGACGGTTACGTCGTCTCCAACCAGGTCTCGATCAGGCCGTACACGAGCGGCTCGCTCATCGGCGCCGTCAACGAGAAGATCGGTCTGAAGAACGCCTGGACCGTCAAGGGCGACCCGAGCTACGGCCTCGCCGCCACCGACGTCGAGGGCCTCACCAAGCTCGGCGACGTGCAGTTCGCCTACATCGGCAGCGACGGCGACAAGGCCAGCACGCCGTTCGCCGGTGTCCTGGCCAAGGACAAGGTGTGGACGTCGCTGCCGTTCGTGAAGAAGGGCAACGTCCACCGGCTGCCCGACGGCATCTGGATGTTCGGCGGACCCGAGTCGATGAACAAGTACGTCGACTCCGTCGTCGCCGCGCTGACGAAGTAA
- the map gene encoding type I methionyl aminopeptidase — MVEIKTDAALDAMREAGRVVARALAAVREAADVGVSLRELDEAARSVLAEAGAGSPFLGYRPSFAPVAFPAVICTSVNDAVSHGIPTGYRLRDGDLVSIDCGAHLDGWTGDAAITFTVGTPRPGDLDLIDATQQAIDAGIAAAQVGSRIGDISHAIDTVARKAGCGMPADFGGHGIGRRMHEDPHVPNRGRPGRGFPLRHGLVLAIEPMLMAGGQNIYRTDSDGWTLRTTDGSRAAHIEHTVAITDQGPRILTLP, encoded by the coding sequence ATGGTGGAGATCAAGACCGATGCCGCATTGGACGCGATGCGGGAAGCCGGACGTGTGGTGGCCCGTGCCCTGGCCGCGGTCCGAGAAGCGGCCGACGTGGGGGTGTCCCTGCGAGAGCTGGACGAAGCGGCCCGGTCGGTTCTGGCCGAGGCCGGAGCCGGCTCTCCGTTCCTCGGATACCGGCCGTCCTTCGCCCCGGTCGCTTTCCCTGCCGTGATCTGCACGTCCGTCAACGACGCCGTGTCGCACGGCATCCCCACCGGCTACCGGCTGCGCGACGGCGACCTGGTCAGCATCGACTGCGGCGCCCACCTCGACGGCTGGACGGGCGACGCGGCCATCACCTTCACCGTCGGAACGCCGCGCCCCGGCGACCTCGATCTGATCGACGCCACCCAGCAGGCCATCGACGCAGGCATCGCCGCCGCCCAGGTGGGCAGCCGCATCGGCGACATCTCCCACGCCATCGACACCGTCGCCCGCAAGGCGGGCTGCGGCATGCCCGCCGACTTCGGCGGCCACGGCATCGGCCGCCGCATGCACGAAGACCCTCATGTCCCCAACCGAGGCCGCCCCGGCCGTGGGTTCCCTCTCCGTCACGGCCTGGTCCTCGCCATCGAACCCATGCTCATGGCCGGCGGGCAGAACATCTACCGCACCGATAGCGACGGCTGGACCCTGCGCACCACCGACGGCAGCCGGGCCGCCCACATCGAGCACACCGTCGCCATCACCGACCAGGGTCCCCGCATCCTGACCCTGCCCTGA
- a CDS encoding TetR/AcrR family transcriptional regulator produces the protein MTETKAAPGRRADMVRNRCLLIEAASAAFAEHGVEASMGEIAQRAGVAKGTVFRHFPSKEDLLAAIVLQMLDRLIRTADGLREADDAAAALREFMTDGVEVIAADRAFCEVFGRPSLQHAEVRDTIDRLCAAAEALTARAREQGVVRDDITGTDIVLLLGGIHRTAAPLLAAQPQAWRRYLELALDGLRAADAQPLPHRPPHRLHLTDQPGLTDTYGLTDAPGLG, from the coding sequence ATGACCGAGACGAAGGCCGCTCCGGGCCGGCGAGCGGACATGGTGCGCAACCGGTGCCTGCTCATCGAGGCGGCGAGCGCGGCGTTCGCCGAGCACGGGGTCGAGGCGTCCATGGGCGAGATCGCCCAACGCGCCGGCGTCGCCAAGGGCACCGTGTTCCGGCACTTCCCCTCGAAGGAGGACCTGCTCGCGGCGATCGTGCTGCAGATGCTCGACCGGCTCATTCGCACGGCGGACGGCCTTCGCGAGGCCGACGACGCGGCAGCGGCGCTCCGGGAGTTCATGACCGACGGCGTCGAAGTAATCGCCGCCGACCGGGCGTTCTGCGAAGTCTTCGGACGTCCGTCGCTGCAGCACGCCGAGGTGCGGGACACGATCGACCGTCTCTGCGCCGCCGCCGAGGCCCTCACGGCCCGGGCACGCGAACAGGGTGTCGTCCGCGACGACATCACGGGCACGGACATCGTGCTGCTGCTCGGCGGCATCCACCGGACGGCAGCGCCCCTGCTGGCCGCGCAGCCACAGGCATGGCGCCGCTACCTCGAACTGGCCCTGGACGGCCTGCGCGCCGCCGACGCCCAGCCCCTGCCGCACCGGCCGCCCCACCGCCTGCACCTCACCGACCAACCTGGGCTCACCGACACCTATGGGCTGACCGACGCCCCTGGGCTCGGCTGA
- a CDS encoding ABC transporter ATP-binding protein translates to MNVGEETSAALTPRGHELSATGVTVAYDGVDVVHDASLTLRPGEVTVLVGPNGSGKSTLLRTIARLQRPRTATLVIDADTDGLTLSPREFSRHVALLTQGRPTPGGLTVRDVVEFGRYPYRGRWGRADPGGRAAVDRALAMTGVAELAERGAEHLSGGQLQRVWLAGCLAQETGVLLLDEPTTYLDLRYQIELLDLVRDLADDHGIAVGAVLHDLDQAAAVADRIVLLHEGRIIADGLPEDVLEARRLTDTYGIRIEVDTDPLTGRLRTRAIGRHHTRSERLSTTS, encoded by the coding sequence GTGAATGTCGGTGAAGAGACGTCCGCGGCCCTGACTCCCCGCGGTCATGAACTGTCCGCCACGGGGGTCACCGTGGCGTACGACGGTGTCGATGTCGTGCACGACGCGTCGTTGACGCTGCGGCCCGGGGAAGTGACCGTCCTGGTGGGTCCGAACGGCAGCGGGAAGTCGACGCTGCTGCGCACGATCGCGCGCCTACAGCGGCCCAGGACCGCCACCCTCGTCATCGACGCCGACACCGACGGCCTCACCCTGAGCCCCCGTGAGTTCTCACGACACGTCGCCCTGCTGACCCAGGGACGGCCCACCCCCGGCGGGCTGACCGTACGGGACGTCGTGGAGTTCGGCCGCTACCCGTACCGGGGCCGCTGGGGCAGGGCGGACCCGGGTGGCCGGGCCGCGGTGGACCGCGCGCTCGCCATGACCGGCGTCGCGGAACTCGCCGAACGAGGCGCCGAGCATCTCTCCGGAGGACAGCTCCAGCGCGTATGGCTCGCCGGCTGCCTCGCCCAGGAAACCGGCGTACTGCTCCTCGACGAGCCGACGACCTACCTCGACCTGCGCTACCAGATCGAACTCCTCGACCTCGTCCGCGACCTGGCGGACGATCACGGCATCGCCGTCGGCGCCGTCCTGCACGACCTCGACCAGGCCGCGGCCGTCGCCGACAGGATCGTGCTGCTCCACGAGGGCCGGATCATCGCCGACGGCCTTCCCGAGGACGTACTCGAGGCGCGGCGGCTGACCGACACGTACGGCATCCGCATCGAAGTCGACACCGATCCCCTCACGGGCCGGCTGCGCACCCGCGCGATCGGCCGACACCACACGCGAAGCGAAAGGCTCAGCACCACCTCATGA
- a CDS encoding SDR family NAD(P)-dependent oxidoreductase: MAAVDYHGQTTLITGASAGLGAEFARRLATRGSDLVLVARRRERLEELAAELRARHRIQVHVVEMDLATDNPGQALAERMERLGVRVTSVINNAGFAGFGPFHQADPVRLRQEIAVDVTAVADISRAFIEQLRTAGRGVLVNVASMAAYQPNPRMAVYGATKAFVLSLTEALWEESRGTGLRVLALSPGATRTEFFDVAGTEQAAGGTRLASPADVVRTALTALDRRNPPPSVIAGRMNRVMAFLARRLATRRQVIRAIGRLTAEGA, from the coding sequence ATGGCAGCCGTCGACTACCACGGACAGACCACACTGATCACCGGCGCCAGCGCGGGTCTCGGCGCCGAGTTCGCCCGCCGGCTCGCCACCCGCGGCTCCGACCTGGTGCTGGTCGCCCGCCGCCGGGAACGCCTGGAGGAGCTGGCCGCCGAGCTGCGCGCACGGCACCGGATCCAGGTCCACGTCGTGGAGATGGACCTGGCCACGGACAACCCCGGACAGGCGCTGGCCGAGCGGATGGAGCGGCTCGGCGTACGCGTCACCAGCGTGATCAACAACGCCGGGTTCGCCGGCTTCGGCCCCTTCCACCAGGCTGATCCGGTACGGCTGCGCCAGGAGATCGCCGTCGACGTGACCGCGGTGGCCGACATCAGCCGCGCCTTCATCGAGCAGCTGCGTACGGCGGGGCGCGGGGTGCTGGTCAACGTGGCGAGCATGGCGGCCTACCAGCCCAACCCACGTATGGCGGTCTACGGGGCGACCAAGGCGTTCGTCCTGAGCCTCACCGAGGCACTGTGGGAGGAGTCGCGCGGCACCGGTCTGCGGGTGCTGGCCCTGTCCCCCGGTGCCACCCGGACCGAGTTCTTCGACGTGGCGGGCACGGAGCAGGCCGCCGGAGGGACCAGGCTCGCCTCACCCGCCGACGTCGTCCGCACCGCGCTGACCGCCCTGGACCGCAGGAACCCGCCCCCCAGCGTCATCGCGGGACGCATGAACCGGGTGATGGCCTTCCTCGCCCGCCGCCTGGCCACCCGACGGCAGGTCATCCGAGCCATCGGCCGGCTCACCGCCGAGGGGGCGTGA
- a CDS encoding peroxiredoxin, whose protein sequence is MGTGPAVGEAVGDFVLKGGVLVGESFERGEFALREQRGKPVVLAFYPGDDTSVCTKQLCSYSSGLEVFADLGALVWGISPQGVDSHEAFARKHGLRMPLLADTDRAVARSFGIAAPGIGLRRAIFLVAPDGTLHWKHVSLLGATFQSIATLSEQLNTMPR, encoded by the coding sequence ATGGGAACCGGACCTGCGGTGGGCGAGGCGGTAGGTGACTTCGTCCTCAAAGGCGGAGTCCTGGTGGGGGAGTCCTTCGAGCGGGGCGAGTTCGCCCTGCGCGAGCAGCGGGGGAAGCCTGTGGTCCTGGCCTTCTATCCCGGTGATGACACCAGCGTGTGCACGAAGCAACTGTGCTCGTACTCCAGCGGCCTGGAGGTGTTCGCCGATCTGGGCGCCCTCGTCTGGGGCATCAGCCCGCAGGGCGTCGACAGCCACGAGGCCTTCGCCCGCAAGCACGGTCTCCGCATGCCGCTGCTCGCCGACACGGACCGGGCGGTGGCACGGTCGTTCGGCATCGCGGCTCCGGGCATCGGGCTACGGCGCGCGATCTTCCTCGTTGCCCCGGACGGGACACTGCACTGGAAGCACGTCTCCTTGCTCGGAGCGACCTTCCAGAGCATCGCGACACTCTCCGAGCAGCTGAACACCATGCCCCGCTGA
- a CDS encoding cobalamin-binding protein, which translates to MRIVSLLPAATDIVAELGLAGDLVGRTHECDWPPEAVASVPVVTSAGFSADRMSSREISDAVGGARHSGSSLYALDTDRLASLAPDVILTQDLCDVCAVSYTGVSRAVRVLDADARVLSLEPKTLDDVLDCLLRVGALLGVEEVARRRHAELTVRLAAVRERTAGLPRPRVVAIEWLAPLWPAGHWVPEQIACAGGQPLLAAPGEHTKPMTWEAVVAARPDVLLVLPCGFSPDRTFQERELLTRLPGWEELPAVRRGAVWVLDGPAYFNRPGPRVVRGAEVLAHVLHDEGTGAAVTPGEARRLADA; encoded by the coding sequence ATGCGCATCGTCTCGCTGCTCCCCGCCGCCACGGACATCGTCGCCGAGCTCGGGCTCGCGGGAGACCTCGTGGGGCGGACCCATGAATGCGACTGGCCGCCGGAAGCCGTCGCGTCCGTGCCGGTGGTCACGTCCGCGGGGTTCTCGGCGGACAGGATGAGCAGCCGCGAGATCTCCGACGCGGTGGGCGGCGCGCGGCACTCAGGGTCCTCGCTCTACGCGCTCGACACCGACAGGCTGGCGTCCCTGGCGCCCGATGTGATCCTCACCCAGGACCTGTGCGACGTGTGCGCCGTCTCGTACACGGGGGTGTCCCGGGCCGTACGGGTCCTGGACGCGGATGCACGCGTACTCAGCCTGGAACCGAAGACGCTGGACGACGTGCTCGACTGTCTGCTGCGTGTCGGGGCGCTGCTGGGCGTGGAGGAGGTCGCACGGCGGCGCCACGCGGAACTCACCGTCCGGCTGGCGGCGGTTCGCGAACGCACGGCGGGACTGCCGCGGCCCCGGGTGGTGGCCATCGAGTGGCTGGCCCCGCTCTGGCCCGCCGGACACTGGGTCCCCGAGCAGATCGCCTGCGCCGGAGGGCAGCCGCTCCTCGCCGCGCCGGGTGAACACACCAAGCCGATGACGTGGGAGGCCGTCGTGGCGGCCCGGCCCGATGTCCTGCTCGTCCTGCCGTGCGGCTTCAGCCCGGACCGTACCTTCCAGGAACGGGAGTTGCTGACGCGGCTGCCCGGCTGGGAGGAGCTGCCTGCGGTACGGCGCGGCGCGGTCTGGGTTCTCGACGGGCCGGCCTACTTCAACCGTCCGGGGCCGCGCGTGGTGCGGGGCGCGGAGGTCCTGGCGCATGTCCTGCACGACGAGGGGACGGGCGCTGCGGTCACCCCCGGCGAGGCACGGCGGCTGGCCGACGCCTGA
- a CDS encoding TetR family transcriptional regulator, with protein MTTLWDRSRQIAVQAILDTAVRLFAEQGYEQTTITQIAREAGISQRSLFRYFGTKEDLVCGDQEALGKLLKQTVEQQPAEVSAWDALRAGFEVVLTANHTPERVLQLSRLIFDTPSLHARYIEKRLRWQADLVPVIQARLDTGTRPGPAPTEAPTSTRATAQAPDPRAKAIVATVFACVDTATELWTRHDGQLDLADLYDQCLAAVRGHG; from the coding sequence ATGACGACCTTGTGGGACCGTTCACGGCAGATCGCCGTCCAGGCGATCCTGGACACGGCGGTCCGACTCTTCGCCGAACAGGGCTACGAGCAGACGACGATCACGCAGATCGCACGGGAGGCGGGGATCTCGCAGCGCTCCCTGTTCCGCTACTTCGGCACCAAGGAGGACCTGGTCTGCGGCGACCAGGAGGCGCTGGGCAAGCTGCTGAAGCAGACCGTGGAGCAGCAGCCGGCCGAGGTGTCCGCGTGGGATGCGCTGCGCGCCGGGTTCGAGGTCGTCCTGACCGCCAACCACACCCCGGAGCGGGTGCTGCAGCTTTCCCGCCTCATCTTCGACACCCCCTCGCTGCACGCCCGCTACATCGAGAAGCGACTGCGCTGGCAGGCCGACCTCGTCCCGGTCATCCAGGCGCGGCTGGACACCGGTACCCGCCCCGGCCCGGCACCCACCGAGGCCCCGACCTCGACACGGGCCACCGCCCAGGCCCCCGACCCGCGCGCGAAGGCGATCGTCGCGACGGTCTTCGCCTGTGTCGACACGGCGACCGAGCTCTGGACCAGACACGACGGGCAGCTCGACCTGGCAGACCTCTACGACCAGTGCCTCGCAGCGGTGCGGGGCCACGGCTGA
- a CDS encoding short-chain fatty acyl-CoA regulator family protein, producing MSVAAGSSETMRMRQTLCPAVLLRLTESFGVDPGFFSERDTTRLVADLREALTGEIAESRVSPADIAELASRMPAVAQVLLDLGRRNQLLSERLAGAADGRDTTQEAPRSPHEEIREFFYRRQNYLHDTDLAAERLSEEIGIRPGDVVRALTSRLADAHGIRLTAESGDHLHHYDEPTRTLHLSTRLRPGQRAFRMATQLALLEYGDELDRQAAEDFRAGTPTHALARIGIANYFAAALILPYRSFHAAAEEVRYDIERLTDRYGLGYETVCHRLSTLQRPRLRGVPFSFVRVDRAGNMSKRQSATGFHFSRAGGTCPLWNVYEAFAAPGRIHVQIAEMPDGRRYLWTARAVTRHRGGWGEPGKTFAIGLGCEIRHAHRLVYSDGLDLDRGSAATPIGMGCRVCERLDCPQRAAPPLGRPLRIDQNSSTFVPYPVRPAMP from the coding sequence ATGTCCGTGGCGGCGGGGAGCAGCGAGACGATGCGCATGCGCCAGACCCTATGCCCGGCCGTGCTCCTCAGGCTCACCGAGAGCTTCGGCGTCGACCCGGGCTTCTTCTCCGAACGCGACACGACCCGGCTGGTGGCGGATCTCCGCGAGGCGCTGACGGGCGAGATCGCCGAGTCCCGGGTGTCGCCGGCCGACATCGCCGAACTGGCCTCGCGGATGCCGGCGGTCGCCCAGGTCCTGCTGGACCTGGGCCGCCGCAACCAACTCCTGTCGGAGCGGCTCGCCGGAGCCGCCGACGGCCGCGACACCACGCAGGAGGCGCCCCGCTCACCCCACGAGGAGATCCGGGAGTTCTTCTACCGCCGCCAGAACTACCTCCACGACACCGACCTCGCGGCCGAGCGCCTGTCCGAGGAGATCGGCATCCGCCCCGGCGACGTCGTACGCGCCCTCACCTCACGGCTCGCCGACGCCCACGGCATCCGCCTCACCGCCGAAAGCGGCGACCACCTTCACCACTACGACGAGCCGACCCGCACCCTGCACCTCTCCACCCGCCTGCGCCCCGGACAGCGCGCCTTCCGCATGGCCACCCAGCTCGCCCTCCTCGAGTACGGCGACGAACTGGACCGCCAGGCGGCCGAGGACTTCCGCGCCGGCACGCCCACCCACGCCCTGGCCCGCATCGGCATCGCCAACTACTTCGCCGCCGCGCTGATCCTCCCGTACCGGAGCTTCCACGCCGCGGCCGAAGAGGTGCGCTACGACATCGAACGCCTCACCGACCGCTACGGCCTCGGCTACGAAACCGTCTGCCACCGCCTCAGCACACTTCAGCGGCCCCGGCTGCGCGGTGTGCCGTTCAGCTTCGTGCGCGTCGACCGCGCCGGCAACATGTCCAAACGCCAGTCCGCGACCGGCTTCCACTTCTCCCGCGCGGGCGGCACCTGCCCGCTGTGGAACGTCTACGAGGCGTTCGCCGCGCCCGGCCGCATCCATGTCCAGATCGCCGAAATGCCCGACGGCCGGCGCTACTTGTGGACCGCCCGCGCCGTCACCCGCCACCGGGGCGGCTGGGGCGAGCCCGGCAAGACCTTCGCCATCGGCCTCGGCTGCGAGATCCGCCACGCCCACCGGCTGGTGTACTCCGACGGGCTCGACCTCGACCGCGGCTCCGCCGCCACACCCATCGGCATGGGCTGCCGCGTCTGCGAACGCCTCGACTGCCCCCAGCGCGCCGCGCCACCGCTCGGCCGGCCGCTGCGGATCGACCAGAACAGCAGCACCTTCGTCCCGTATCCGGTGCGGCCCGCCATGCCGTGA
- a CDS encoding class I SAM-dependent methyltransferase, whose translation MDAAAGWEWDDTLFSGTAAYYRRGRLPYAPGLADALAEILKPDGRGRLVDVGCGPGTLALTLAHLFGDIVGVDPDGGMITEAGRAAADAGMTGKLRWVRARAEELPADLGAFDVAIFGQSFHWMDRDLVAASIRDMLRPGGALVHISDLKNEHRTIDGLPHPAVPYESVEDLIRHYLGPVRRAGRGVLPQGTPGGEAAVLTRAGFTGPRRLVVPGGQALERTYDDVVAWVFSMSFSAPHLFGTRREDFEADVRRLLCRVSPSGRFSERRPSTEVFVWRKGPAGPPSAPAR comes from the coding sequence GTGGATGCGGCCGCCGGCTGGGAGTGGGACGACACGCTGTTCTCGGGCACGGCCGCCTACTACCGGCGCGGGCGGCTGCCCTACGCCCCCGGGCTGGCGGACGCGCTGGCCGAGATCCTGAAGCCCGACGGGCGTGGGCGTCTCGTCGACGTGGGGTGCGGACCGGGCACCCTGGCCCTGACGCTGGCGCACTTGTTCGGTGACATCGTCGGTGTGGACCCGGACGGCGGGATGATCACCGAGGCCGGACGCGCGGCCGCCGACGCGGGAATGACCGGGAAGCTGCGGTGGGTGCGGGCCCGTGCCGAGGAACTGCCCGCAGACCTGGGAGCGTTCGACGTCGCGATCTTCGGTCAGTCCTTCCACTGGATGGATCGCGACCTGGTGGCGGCTTCCATCCGGGACATGCTCCGGCCCGGCGGCGCGCTGGTGCACATCTCCGACCTGAAGAACGAGCATCGAACCATCGACGGCCTTCCGCATCCCGCCGTGCCGTACGAGTCCGTCGAGGACCTGATCCGGCACTACCTCGGACCGGTCCGACGAGCCGGCCGGGGCGTGCTGCCGCAGGGAACACCCGGCGGTGAGGCGGCGGTGCTCACCCGGGCGGGATTCACCGGCCCCCGGCGTCTCGTCGTCCCCGGCGGACAGGCGCTGGAGCGCACGTACGACGATGTCGTCGCGTGGGTGTTCTCGATGTCGTTCTCTGCTCCGCACCTGTTCGGCACGCGCCGCGAGGACTTCGAGGCGGACGTGCGTCGACTACTGTGCCGGGTCTCCCCGTCGGGCCGGTTCTCCGAACGCCGCCCGAGCACCGAGGTCTTCGTCTGGCGGAAAGGCCCTGCCGGCCCGCCATCTGCACCGGCCCGGTGA